The following coding sequences are from one Sulfitobacter sp. HNIBRBA3233 window:
- a CDS encoding 2-hydroxychromene-2-carboxylate isomerase, producing MTRCIDFWFSLGSTYTYLSVMRCSEVCSRNDLGMRWRPFQLKSILEELSGLPFKEGSPKTAYMWHDLARKSSKLGLEPNLPAPYPNMQAHLGNRIARIGLDHGWGVDFIQSYYRKWFETEHSGMEESDLVECLDDIGQDAASVMEIAKDPETVARLDAETDEARRLGIFGAPTFVVGEELFWGDDRLEDAIEFCTTR from the coding sequence ATGACTAGGTGCATTGATTTTTGGTTTTCCCTTGGCAGCACCTATACATATCTGAGTGTCATGCGCTGCTCCGAGGTTTGCTCGAGAAACGATTTGGGCATGCGTTGGCGCCCGTTTCAGCTCAAGTCGATACTCGAAGAACTGAGCGGACTTCCGTTCAAGGAAGGCTCTCCAAAGACCGCGTATATGTGGCACGACTTGGCACGAAAGTCATCGAAACTGGGACTGGAGCCGAACCTGCCAGCGCCCTATCCCAATATGCAGGCTCATCTCGGCAATCGAATAGCGCGTATCGGTCTGGACCATGGATGGGGTGTGGATTTCATCCAATCTTACTACCGCAAATGGTTCGAGACCGAGCACAGCGGGATGGAGGAAAGCGATCTGGTCGAGTGCCTTGATGACATCGGCCAAGATGCTGCATCGGTCATGGAAATCGCGAAAGACCCCGAAACAGTGGCGAGGCTCGATGCGGAAACCGACGAGGCGAGGCGGCTCGGCATCTTCGGGGCTCCGACATTTGTCGTGGGCGAGGAGTTGTTCTGGGGCGATGACCGCTTGGAAGACGCCATCGAATTCTGCACGACGCGGTGA
- a CDS encoding adenylate/guanylate cyclase domain-containing protein has protein sequence MRVSSPVKRKPDRSRKLVAVMCADVVGYARLMQRDEVATHARIKELASGIVRCIEENNGRLVKSMGDGFLMEFGSVSSAVSSGFAIQEQIAEKNAGLRDDDRVLLRIGVHVGDVIVDGDDIFGDGVIVASRLEGLAAPGGMLVSKPVYGYLNGEVTRKLVSMGNVDLKNLDTPMKVWQWLPESVAVAPPERPVSSEHRQSSRPSVAVLRFLNLSNNEEQEYLVRGICDDLQSSLSKSQLFRVVARNSSFSFDPNAIDPQQVGRSLNARYIIQGSVRTAGPRIRVNASLVDTTLATEVWSDKFDGEIEDVFDLQDQMTAALTSAIIPEITRAEIERTRKVRVGDLSAWDHYLQSVELMQKMTENANREAISHLHRVLDLDAEYSSAWAMLSRCHITAVYQLWGDSEEEELKLAIDSAHQAIDCGPTNPLGYDAKAAVHIYCREFPEAILSAQAALKLDPSLTSAYSSLATALAFTGKSEEALEICLQADHISPRDLDRSQRQMAIIIANFVSGNYEITKQECQRYVLIKPNWFGVYTFLAASCAFLGELEEAGKAVSRLLDIIPGYTRTKHEDRMWLQRESDRQRLLEGLELAGLP, from the coding sequence GTGCGTGTATCTAGCCCTGTGAAAAGAAAGCCTGACAGGTCCCGAAAACTCGTTGCCGTCATGTGCGCGGACGTCGTGGGGTACGCGCGCCTCATGCAGCGCGATGAAGTCGCCACACATGCCCGCATCAAGGAATTGGCCTCAGGGATTGTGCGCTGCATCGAGGAAAACAATGGGCGGCTTGTCAAATCGATGGGCGACGGTTTTCTTATGGAATTTGGCAGCGTTTCCAGCGCCGTTTCGTCTGGTTTCGCGATTCAAGAACAGATCGCAGAGAAGAATGCGGGCCTTCGTGACGACGATCGTGTCTTGCTGCGCATTGGCGTGCATGTCGGCGACGTGATCGTCGACGGCGATGACATTTTTGGCGACGGTGTCATCGTTGCTTCCCGCCTGGAAGGCCTGGCCGCGCCCGGCGGCATGTTGGTTTCCAAGCCGGTTTACGGCTATCTGAATGGCGAGGTCACCAGGAAGCTTGTTTCGATGGGCAATGTAGACCTCAAGAACCTGGACACACCGATGAAGGTTTGGCAGTGGCTGCCTGAAAGCGTGGCAGTCGCGCCACCCGAACGCCCCGTTTCCAGTGAACATCGCCAATCGTCGAGACCTTCGGTGGCGGTCTTGAGGTTTCTGAACCTCTCCAACAACGAAGAGCAGGAATATCTCGTGCGCGGGATCTGCGATGACTTGCAATCATCCTTGTCGAAATCGCAACTCTTCAGGGTGGTCGCCCGAAATTCTTCCTTCTCGTTCGACCCAAACGCAATCGATCCCCAGCAAGTTGGCCGGTCGCTGAACGCCCGCTATATCATTCAGGGGAGCGTTAGGACGGCTGGACCACGAATTCGGGTCAACGCAAGCTTGGTGGATACAACCCTTGCGACGGAAGTCTGGTCAGATAAATTCGATGGTGAAATAGAGGACGTTTTCGATCTGCAAGACCAGATGACGGCGGCTTTGACCTCCGCCATCATTCCGGAAATTACGCGCGCCGAGATAGAGCGCACCAGAAAAGTTCGGGTCGGTGACCTTTCAGCGTGGGATCACTATCTTCAGTCCGTTGAACTGATGCAGAAAATGACGGAAAACGCCAATCGCGAGGCTATTTCGCATCTGCACCGGGTTCTGGATCTGGATGCGGAATACTCATCTGCCTGGGCGATGCTAAGCCGATGTCATATCACGGCAGTTTATCAGCTATGGGGGGATAGCGAGGAAGAAGAGCTTAAACTAGCTATAGACTCTGCACATCAAGCGATCGATTGCGGCCCGACCAACCCGCTAGGCTACGACGCCAAAGCTGCCGTACATATTTATTGTCGTGAATTCCCCGAGGCCATCCTGTCGGCGCAAGCCGCGCTGAAACTCGATCCAAGCCTCACCTCTGCCTACAGCTCATTGGCAACAGCCCTCGCATTTACCGGCAAGAGCGAGGAAGCGTTGGAAATCTGCCTGCAGGCCGATCATATAAGCCCACGCGATCTGGACCGGTCTCAGCGTCAAATGGCGATTATTATCGCGAATTTCGTTAGCGGAAACTACGAGATCACCAAGCAGGAATGCCAAAGATATGTTCTCATCAAACCCAACTGGTTTGGTGTTTACACGTTTCTTGCAGCTTCCTGCGCGTTTTTGGGGGAGCTCGAAGAAGCAGGAAAGGCGGTTTCTCGACTGCTGGATATCATTCCGGGCTATACGCGAACCAAACACGAGGATCGGATGTGGCTACAGCGCGAGAGTGACAGGCAAAGGTTGCTTGAAGGTTTGGAACTGGCCGGGTTGCCTTGA
- a CDS encoding IS6 family transposase has translation MTKRSPFRYFKTNPEIIRLAVMLYVRFPLSLRNVEDLLQERGIDVSHETIRFWWNRFGPMFAAEIRRKRIQKLRCYSNWRWHLDEVFVRINGATHYLWQAVDHEGEVLESYVTKRRDRKAALKFLRKSMKRYGNPEMIVTDKLRSYGAAMKVIGNTSRQETGRWQNNRAENSHLPFRRRERAMLRFRQMRCLQKFAAVHASVCNHFNQERHLYTRDDFKLNRAAALAGWRQLCSA, from the coding sequence ATGACAAAACGCTCTCCATTTCGCTACTTTAAAACCAATCCTGAGATCATCCGCCTGGCAGTGATGCTCTACGTTCGGTTCCCGTTGTCACTTAGAAATGTCGAGGATCTGTTGCAAGAACGGGGCATCGATGTGAGCCACGAAACCATCCGCTTCTGGTGGAATAGATTTGGCCCGATGTTTGCCGCTGAAATCCGCCGCAAACGTATCCAGAAGTTGCGGTGTTACTCGAACTGGCGTTGGCATCTCGACGAGGTTTTCGTGAGGATCAACGGCGCGACGCATTACTTGTGGCAGGCCGTCGACCACGAAGGCGAGGTGCTGGAGAGCTACGTCACGAAGCGCCGGGATCGTAAGGCCGCATTGAAATTCCTCAGGAAATCAATGAAGCGGTACGGCAATCCGGAAATGATCGTGACCGATAAACTCCGCTCCTATGGTGCCGCGATGAAGGTCATCGGCAACACCAGTCGACAGGAAACAGGCCGTTGGCAGAACAACCGGGCGGAGAATTCGCATCTACCTTTCCGACGACGGGAACGCGCGATGCTCCGCTTCCGGCAGATGCGATGTCTGCAAAAATTCGCCGCCGTTCATGCTTCTGTCTGCAACCACTTCAACCAGGAACGCCACCTCTACACACGTGACGATTTCAAGCTGAACCGCGCCGCCGCCCTCGCCGGGTGGCGCCAGCTTTGTTCGGCATAG